The following coding sequences lie in one Arachis ipaensis cultivar K30076 chromosome B05, Araip1.1, whole genome shotgun sequence genomic window:
- the LOC107642451 gene encoding protein LSM14 homolog A-like — translation MATESAVKGPPSNSPGDSYIGSFISLLSKSEIRYEGVLYFLNVHDSTIGLKNVRSYGTEGRRKDGPQIPPSEKVYEYILFRGNDIKNLQIKSPPTSAKSEEQIHNDPAIIQSQLNSTAASFGGRNSTESIQRQDSVDMFSKAIPIGLLSPQSATQLNPSDQSAATQVAGHPSFSTSMYLNGHSGISSNNSNSLLYPALLQSPSMVASPLPYQSWMQTPETEVPNKVGWTPLSDYGLPVSSTNTSLVNQTRSPSPNPLQISDSLDVNSLLPTKAPMPYPTPMTFDGSNIHSFSSPLQEINSIDNQIAEKICPDPRSIYLGHAFHHPSSFVGYSSGPLPIPPSLLTPDQFAHPRENVSPLTQNLTPNQKDMGSLIPTSSNSSVLMPSIVSQAPLLPLPTLVPKPHSIASQFNEEFDFEAMNEKFNKDEVWGSLGKATMNIEGVDDNASSISSGDKDSQGKTPSPKSAYKKDDFFDTISCNSASSGRNGQHRLSERIKLDTETFGNFQHRPNFGYGGGRGMNFRGSNNWGRGYGYGRRGRGPNFHRF, via the exons ATGGCGACTGAATCTGCCGTGAAAGGACCTCCGTCGAATAGTCCCGGTGATTCGTACATAGGAAGCTTCATAAGCTTGCTTTCCAAGAGCGAGATTCGTTACGAGGGCGTTCTCTATTTCCTCAACGTTCATGATTCCACCATCGGCTTGAAGAACG TTAGATCCTATGGAACAGAGGGGAGAAGAAAAGATGGTCCACAAATTCCTCCAAGTGAGAAGGTTTATGAATACATTCTTTTTCGAGGAAATGACATTAAG AATTTGCAGATCAAGTCTCCCCCAACATCTGCCAAATCAGAAGAGCAGATACATAATGATCCAGCTATTATACAA TCACAGCTAAACTCTACAGCAGCCTCATTTGGTGGGAGAAATTCGACAGAATCTATTCAAAGGCAGGATAGTGTTGATATGTTTAGTAAAGCTATCCCTATTGGGTTGCTGTCACCTCAATCTGCAACTCAGCTAAACCCTTCAGATCAGTCTGCTGCTACTCAAGTTGCTGGTCATCCATCCTTTTCCACATCAATGTATTTGAACGGACACAGTGGGATATCAAGCAATAACTCTAATTCTCTGCTATATCCTGCTCTTCTTCAATCACCGTCAATGGTAGCATCACCTTTACCTTACCAAAGTTGGATGCAAACTCCGGAAACTGAGGTTCCTAACAAAGTGGGATGGACACCTTTATCAGACTATGGTCTTCCTGTATCTTCTACTAATACTTCTCTTGTAAATCAAACTCGCTCTCCATCTCCTAACCCTTTACAAATTTCTGATTCACTTGATGTTAATTCCCTCTTACCTACTAAGGCACCCATGCCATATCCTACGCCCATGACTTTTGATGgatcaaacatacattcattttCTTCACCTCTCCAAGAAATAAATTCTATTGATAACCAAATAGCTGAAAAAATTTGCCCTGACCCAAGGTCAATTTATCTTGGACATGCCTTTCATCATCCTTCTTCATTTGTAGGTTACAGTTCAGGTCCCTTGCCAATACCTCCATCTTTGTTAACTCCAGATCAATTTGCACATCCCAGAGAAAATGTATCTCCTTTAACACAGAATTTGACCCCTAATCAGAAAGATATGGGTTCTTTGATTCCAACATCTTCTAATTCCTCTGTATTGATGCCTTCTATAGTGTCTCAAGCACCACTACTGCCATTACCAACTTTAGTGCCAAAG CCTCACTCAATAGCTTCCCAGTTCAACGAAGAGTTTGATTTTGAGGCCATGAATGAAAAATTCAATAAAGATGAAGTATGGGGTTCTCTTGGAAAGGCAACTATGAACATAGAAGGAGTGGATGACAATGCTTCTTCTATCAGTTCAGGTGACAAAGACAGTCAAGGGAAGACACCAAGTCCTAAG TCTGCATACAAGAAAGATGACTTTTTTGACACAATTTCCTGCAACTCTGCGAGTAGTGGAAGGAATGGACAACACCGTTTATCTGAGAGAATAAAACTGGATACCGAG ACGTTTGGCAATTTCCAACACAGGCCTAATTTTGGCTATGGTGGTGGTCGCGGTATGAATTTCAGAGGCTCAAATAATTGGGGAAGAGGTTATGGTTATGGTAGGAGAGGACGTGGCCCAAACTTCCATCGTTTCTAG
- the LOC107642452 gene encoding AP-4 complex subunit epsilon (The sequence of the model RefSeq protein was modified relative to this genomic sequence to represent the inferred CDS: added 71 bases not found in genome assembly), producing MEQLKTIGRELAMGSQGGFGQSKEFLDLVKSIGEARSKAEEDRIVLREIETLKRRLLEPDIPKRKMKEYIIRLLYVEMLGHDASFGYIHAVKMTHDDALPLKRTGYLAVTLFLSDDHDLIILIVNTIQKDLRSDNYLVVCAALNAVCKLINDETIPAVLPQVVELLGHSKEAVRKKAVMALHRFYQKSPGAVSHLVSNFRKRLCDNDPGVMGASLCPLFDLVTIDAKSYKDLVSSFVSILKQVAERRLPKSYDYHQMPAPFIQVKLLKILALLGSGDKQASESMYTVLGDIIRKSDSSTNIGNAVLYECICCVASIHPNPKLLESAADVIAKFLKSDSHNLKYMGIDALGRLIKLSPQIAEQHQLAVIDCLEDPDDTLKRKTFELLYKMTKSSNVEVIVDRMVDYMISISDDHYKTYIASRCVELAEQFAPSNHWFIQTMNKVFEHAGDLVNIKVAHNLMRLIAEGFGEDDDATDSQLRSSAVESYLRIIGEPKLPSMFLQVICWVLGEYGTADGKHSASYISGKLCDIAEAYSNDETVKAYAISALMKIYAFEVAAGRKVDMLPECQSFIEELLASHSTDLQQRAYELQAVVGLDAQAVQAILPRDTRCEEIEVDKDLSFLNGYVDQAIEKGAQPYIAEDERNGMGNVSNLRSQDQHESLQHGLRFEAYELPKPPMQSKVDPVSSTDVVPVPEALSYRETHPISSVGSTSEAGSSELKLRLDGVQKKWGRPTYSTPTSSTTNSPSEKPANGASHVDSATASYSKSRDSQNTKKTEIDPEKQKLAASLFGGSSQPERRSSTGHKASRSSGGGADGSRGSKAVEKTIQQPPPPDLLDFSDEPTVTSALPSVDPFKQLEGLLDSSMSSTTNHNAGTATNAPDIMSLYGDSTASQDSLDIFHGLSTEPTGATSGETTVTTLPQSVKGPNAKDALEKDALVRQMGVNPTSQNPNLFRDLLG from the exons ATGGAGCAGCTGAAAACAATCGGTCGCGAGCTGGCAATGGGTTCGCAAGGCGGATTCGGCCAATCAAAGGAGTTCCTGGATCTGGTAAAATCCATCGGAGAAGCCCGATCCAAGGCCGAAGAAGACCGCATCGTCCTCCGCGAGATCGAAACCCTAAAACGCCGCCTCCTCGAGCCCGATATCCCAAAACGCAAGATGAAGGAGTACATCATACGCCTCCTCTACGTCGAGATGCTCGGCCACGACGCCTCCTTTGGTTACATCCACGCCGTTAAGATGACTCACGACGACGCCTTACCTCTCAAACGCACCGGTTACCTCGCCGTCACGCTTTTCCTCTCCGACGACCACGACCTCATCATCCTCATCGTCAACACAATCCAGAAGGATCTGCGTTCCGATAACTACCTTGTTGTTTGTGCAGCGCTTAACG TCTAAGGAGGCCGTTAGGAAGAAGGCCGTTATGGCGTTGCACCGCTTTTACCAGAAGTCACCCGGGGCGGTTTCGCACTTGGTTTCCAATTTTAGGAAGAGGCTGTGCGATAATGATCCTGGTGTCATGGGTGCCTCCCTTTGCCCGCTCTTTGATCTTGTAACCATTGATGCCAAATCTTATAAGGATCTTGTGAGTAGCTTTGTCAGTATCTTGAAGCAGGTTGCTGAAAGGAGGCTTCCTAAGAGCTATGATTATCATCAGATGCCCGCGCCGTTCATTCAG GTTAAGTTGCTAAAGATATTGGCACTGTTGGGGAGTGGGGATAAGCAAGCTAGTGAGAGCATGTATACTGTTCTTGGTGATATTATCAGGAAGAGCGATTCATCGACTAATATTGGGAATGCCGTTCTCTATGAGTGCATTTGTTGTGTGGCTTCCATACACCCCAATCCCAAGTTGTTAGAATCCGCTGCAGATGTTATTGCAAAGTTCTTGAAG AGTGACAGTCATAATCTCAAGTACATGGGCATTGATGCCCTTGGTCGGTTGATAAAGTTGAGTCCGCAGATAGCAGAACAACACCAACTAGCTGTGATTGACTGCTTAGAG GACCCTGATGATACTCTGAAGCGAAAGACTTTTGAATTGCTATATAAAATGACCAAGTCCTCCAATGTCGAAGTGATCGTTGACCGCATGGTTGACTACATGATCAGCATAAGTGATGACCATTATAAAACCTATATAGCATCTCGTTGTGTGGAACTTGCTGAGCAATTTGCTCCAAGTAATCATTGGTTTATACAG ACCATGAATAAAGTTTTTGAGCATGCCGGAGATCTTGTGAACATTAAGGTGGCACATAATCTAATGCGGTTGATTGCTGAAGGGTTTGGAGAGGATGATGATGCTACAGATAGCCAGTTGAGATCATCTGCT GTTGAATCATATTTGCGCATTATTGGAGAGCCAAAGCTTCCATCCATGTTTCTTCAG GTCATCTGTTGGGTTCTGGGTGAGTACGGCACAGCTGATGGAAAACATTCTGCTTCATATATCAGTGGAAAGTTATGTGACATTGCAGAAGCATATTCAAATGATGAAACTGTTAAG GCATATGCAATTTCAGCATTGATGAAAATCTATGCTTTTGAAGTAGCAGCTGGGAGGAAAGTGGATATGCTACCTGAG TGTCAATCTTTTATTGAAGAATTATTAGCATCTCACTCAACAGATTTGCAGCAACGTGCTTATGAATTGCAAGCCGTTGTTGGTTTGGATGCACAAGCTGTTCAAGCAATATTGCCACGAGACACAAGATGTGAAGAAATTGAG GTTGATAAGGACCTTTCTTTCCTCAATGGTTATGTAGATCAAGCAATAGAAAAGGGTGCTCAGCCTTACATTGCTGAGGATGAGCGTAATGGGATGGGTAATGTGAGCAACCTCAGAAGCCAAGACCAACATGAATCGTTACAGCATGGTCTGAGATTTGAGGCATATGAACTTCCAAAGCCTCCAATGCAATCAAAAGTTGATCCAGTTTCATCGACAGATGTTGTTCCAGTACCTGAGGCATTATCTTATAGGGAGACCCACCCGATATCATCAGTGGGATCGACATCAGAGGCTGGGTCATCAGAGCTTAAGCTACGTCTTGATGGTGTtcagaagaagtggggtaggccAACTTATTCGACTCCAACATCATCTACCACGAATTCTCCTTCCGAAAAACCTGCAAATGGTGCTAGCCATGTGGATAGTGCAACAGCTTCCTATTCAAAGTCACGTGATAGTCAGAATACAAAAAAGACAGAGATTGATCCAGAAAAGCAGAAGCTTGCTGCTTCATTGTTTGGTGGATCATCACAACCTGAGAGAAGATCATCCACTGGTCATAAGGCTTCAAGATCTAGTGGTGGTGGTGCAGATGGATCTCGCGGATCTAAAGCTGTGGAGAAAACGATTCAACAACCACCTCCTCCAGATTTGCTCGACTTCAGTGATGAACCAACTGTTACTAGTGCCCTTCCTTCCGTTGATCCCTTCAAGCAATTGGAAGGACTTCTTGACTCAAGCATGAGTTCTACAACAAACCATAATGCAGGTACTGCCACTAATGCACCTGATATTATGTCACTCTATGGAGACAGTACTGCAAGTCAGGATAGTTTAGATATTTTTCATGGGTTGTCGACTGAACCTACTGGGGCTACTAGTGGAGAAACAACTGTGACAACTTTGCCGCAATCTGTGAAGGGTCCAAACGCTAAAGATGCCTTGGAGAAGGATGCATTAGTGAGGCAGATGGGGGTGAACCCTACTAGTCAAAATCCCAACTTGTTCAGGGACTTGCTTGGCTAA